The sequence below is a genomic window from Deltaproteobacteria bacterium RBG_16_64_85.
GTCCTGGGCGCTCTGCGGGAGGGGGACGTCGTCCTTGTCAAGGGGTCCCGGGGGATGCGCCTCGAGGAAATGGCAATCGAGATCGAAAGGAAATGGGCCTGACCGACCATGCTGTATCACCTTCTCTACCCACTGCACGCGGACTACTCCTTCTTCAACGTATTCCGCTACATCACCTTCCGCACCATCTACGCTGCGATCACCGCGCTCCTGCTGTGTTTCGTCATCGGCCCCTGGCTCATCCGGGAACTGGGCTCGCATCAGATCGGGCAGACCATCCGGCGCGACGGCCCGGAGCGGCATCTGGCGAAGGAGGGAACGCCCACGATGGGAGGGCTGCTCATCGTCCTCGCCACCGTGATCCCGACTCTTCTTTGGGCCAACCTGGGGAATCCCTACATCTGGATCGCGGTGTTCGTGACGGTGGGATTCGGGGCGATCGGATTCGCCGACGACTACAAGAAGGTCATCCGGAAGGACTCCAAGGGGCTCTCTCCACGGAAGAAGTTCCTCTGCCAGTTGGCCCTCGCGGGAGTGGCGGCGACGCTCATCTACCTGGACATCGGGATCCAGCCCAAGGTGAGCATCCCGTTCTTCAAGAAGCTCAATCCCAGCCTGGGTGCGTTCTACATCCCGTTCATCATCCTGGTGATCGTGGGGGCGTCCAACGCCGTCAACCTGACGGACGGCCTCGACGGGCTCGCCATCGGGCCGTCGATCATCGCGGCCGGCACCTACATGCTGTTCGCGTACCTGGCGGGGCACATCAAGATCGCCAACTACCTGCAGATCCCGTACGTGCCGGGGGCGGGGGAGCTGACCATCTTCTGTGGGGCGATGGCGGGCGCCGGGATCGGGTTCCTCTGGTACAACACCTACCCGGCCTCGGTGTTCATGGGGGACACGGGCTCCCTCTCCATCGGGGCGGCACTGGGGGTGGTGGCCGTCATGGTGAAGCAGGAGATCGTCCTGGCGCTGGTCGGCGGGGTGTTCGTCATGGAGGCGCTCTCGGTGATCCTGCAGGTGTACTCCTACAAGACGACGCGGAAACGGATCTTCCGCATGGCCCCCGTCCACCATCATTTCGAGCTGAAGGGGTGGGCGGAGCCGAAGATCATCGTGCGGTTCTGGATCATCTCGATCATCCTGGCGCTGCTGGCGATCAGCACGCTCAAGATCCGGTGAGATGGACGCGTTCGAGAGGAAAAACGTCTTCGTGGTCGGCGCCGGGAGGTCGGGAGTCGCCGCTGCCCTGCTCCTGCTGCGGGAGAGAGCGCGCGTGACGCTCCTCGACGAGCGTCCGAAGGCGGCCGTGGAACAGTCCCTCGGGGTCGAGATCCCGCCGCAGGTGACGTTTGTCCACGGCCGGATGCCCGAGAAGGCGGCACGGGGAGTGGACCTCGTCATCCTGTCCCCGGGGGTGCCGGCTTCGAGGCTTCCCCGGGAGGCGCTGCGCCGTGCGAACGTTCCGGTGTGGGGGGAGCTGGAGCTCGGTTTCCGGCGGTTCCGGGGAAACGTGGCGGCCGTCACGGGGACCAACGGCAAGTCGACCGTGACGACGCTCCTCGGGGACATGGTGGCGCGTGCATTTTCCCGCGTATTCGTCGGAGGGAACCTGGGGACACCGCTTGTCGCAGCGGCCGGAGAGCCGTTCGATTGGGGCGTGGTCGAGGTGTCGAGCTTCCAGCTGGAGTCGATCGACGCGTTCCGGCCGAAAGTTGCGGTTCTCCTGAACCTCACGGAGGACCACAGCGACCGGTACGAAAATTTCTCCGCATACGCGGAGACGAAGACGGCGATCCTCCGGAACCAGGGCGCGACCGACACGGCCGTCATCAACGGCGACGACCCGGAAATC
It includes:
- a CDS encoding phospho-N-acetylmuramoyl-pentapeptide-transferase encodes the protein MLYHLLYPLHADYSFFNVFRYITFRTIYAAITALLLCFVIGPWLIRELGSHQIGQTIRRDGPERHLAKEGTPTMGGLLIVLATVIPTLLWANLGNPYIWIAVFVTVGFGAIGFADDYKKVIRKDSKGLSPRKKFLCQLALAGVAATLIYLDIGIQPKVSIPFFKKLNPSLGAFYIPFIILVIVGASNAVNLTDGLDGLAIGPSIIAAGTYMLFAYLAGHIKIANYLQIPYVPGAGELTIFCGAMAGAGIGFLWYNTYPASVFMGDTGSLSIGAALGVVAVMVKQEIVLALVGGVFVMEALSVILQVYSYKTTRKRIFRMAPVHHHFELKGWAEPKIIVRFWIISIILALLAISTLKIR
- a CDS encoding UDP-N-acetylmuramoylalanine--D-glutamate ligase; this translates as MDAFERKNVFVVGAGRSGVAAALLLLRERARVTLLDERPKAAVEQSLGVEIPPQVTFVHGRMPEKAARGVDLVILSPGVPASRLPREALRRANVPVWGELELGFRRFRGNVAAVTGTNGKSTVTTLLGDMVARAFSRVFVGGNLGTPLVAAAGEPFDWGVVEVSSFQLESIDAFRPKVAVLLNLTEDHSDRYENFSAYAETKTAILRNQGATDTAVINGDDPEIISRADRIRAEKIPFSLTRPLSEGVCLDGGEMVYRNGVQEERYPRALLRIRGLQNVENAMAAIAAARRIGVPPEAVREALAAFPGLPHRVEFVRQFRGVSWFNDSKGTNVGAVLKCLEGFPEPIVLIAGGKDKGVDFHPLREPLRRKARAAVLFGEARGRMERVLSGTVPLTMVGTLDEAVRKAAGLARQGDVVILSPACSSFDQFRNFEDRGETFRRAVKELPG